A single window of Herpetosiphon gulosus DNA harbors:
- the mutL gene encoding DNA mismatch repair endonuclease MutL — MPIRVLDPTLAAQIAAGEVVERPASVVKELIENSVDAGATEIRVEAREGGKRELRIQDNGSGIASDEVETAFLRHATSKVTEIDDLFSIRTLGFRGEALPSIASVAQVTCLTRTAADEVGTELRIAGGEIQAKTPRGCSVGTTFTIRNLFYNTPARLKFMRSDATEMSQISTIVTQYALAYPNIRWTLLLDGKLALQTPGNGRLLDALIELYGIDVGREMISVDRTSEAEDETVRVHGFVSQPSTFRAARSYMHLFVNQRWIKPQGNLVYMIEEAYHTLLMKGRHPIVALNIELEPEAVDVNVHPTKSEVKFRNQSHVYGALTKAVREALAAQSTIRAWTGFGANDSVNRRVELRSPNGERRSASNDAPLFDDAPVVPRPQVNNYPDDDFDSTVNLPPIANQARFETPATSQTRSFLPPQQQAFDPAYAPSMPAPGEAKLPMLRVVGQVNETYIVAESSDGMYLVDQHAAHERVVYERLMAEHQDVPIERQTLMLAQPIELPPAVTRLLSAHLADLEQWGFEAEEFGEGTLMLRAVPSGLHVGQIATALMEIADHLSYEGGATSDDRREKMLTTIACHSSIRAGKTLTHEEMRQLLQQLERCEMPRTCPHGRPTMLQITQGQIERQFGRKG; from the coding sequence ATGCCAATTCGTGTTTTAGACCCAACTTTAGCTGCCCAAATCGCTGCTGGCGAGGTAGTTGAACGCCCCGCCTCGGTCGTCAAAGAATTAATCGAAAATTCGGTCGATGCTGGCGCTACCGAGATTCGGGTCGAGGCACGCGAGGGCGGCAAACGCGAATTGCGCATCCAAGATAATGGCTCTGGGATTGCCAGCGACGAAGTTGAAACGGCATTTTTGCGCCATGCCACCAGCAAAGTAACCGAAATCGACGATTTATTTTCGATTCGCACGCTGGGTTTTCGTGGCGAAGCCTTGCCTTCAATTGCCTCGGTAGCCCAAGTAACCTGCCTTACTCGCACTGCTGCCGATGAAGTTGGCACTGAATTGCGGATCGCAGGTGGCGAAATTCAGGCGAAAACGCCGCGCGGCTGCTCGGTTGGCACAACCTTCACGATTCGCAATTTGTTTTATAACACCCCAGCAAGGCTCAAATTTATGCGCTCTGATGCCACCGAAATGAGCCAAATTAGCACGATCGTGACCCAATATGCCTTGGCCTACCCCAACATTCGCTGGACATTGCTGCTTGATGGCAAGCTGGCCTTGCAAACCCCAGGCAATGGACGCTTGCTCGATGCCTTGATCGAATTGTATGGGATTGATGTTGGCCGCGAGATGATTAGCGTTGATCGTACCTCGGAAGCCGAGGATGAAACCGTGCGCGTCCATGGATTTGTCAGCCAGCCCTCGACCTTTCGCGCTGCTCGTTCGTATATGCATTTATTCGTCAATCAACGCTGGATCAAGCCGCAAGGCAATTTGGTGTATATGATCGAAGAGGCCTACCATACCCTATTAATGAAGGGCCGCCATCCGATTGTGGCCTTGAACATTGAGCTTGAGCCAGAGGCGGTTGATGTAAATGTGCACCCAACCAAGAGCGAGGTCAAATTTCGCAATCAATCGCATGTCTATGGCGCATTGACCAAAGCGGTGCGTGAGGCCTTAGCCGCTCAAAGCACCATTCGGGCTTGGACAGGCTTTGGAGCCAACGACAGCGTCAATCGGCGGGTCGAATTACGCTCACCCAACGGCGAACGACGTAGCGCAAGCAATGATGCACCCTTGTTTGATGATGCTCCTGTTGTGCCACGCCCTCAGGTTAATAATTATCCTGATGACGATTTTGATTCAACCGTGAATTTGCCGCCAATCGCCAACCAAGCGCGGTTTGAAACGCCAGCCACGAGCCAAACCCGCAGCTTCTTGCCGCCTCAGCAACAGGCCTTTGATCCAGCGTATGCGCCGAGCATGCCAGCCCCAGGCGAGGCCAAATTGCCGATGCTGCGGGTGGTCGGCCAAGTTAACGAAACCTATATTGTGGCCGAAAGTAGCGATGGAATGTATTTAGTCGATCAGCATGCGGCCCATGAACGGGTGGTTTATGAGCGCTTGATGGCCGAACATCAGGATGTACCGATCGAGCGCCAGACCCTGATGTTAGCCCAACCGATTGAATTACCACCAGCGGTCACCCGTTTGCTCAGCGCTCATTTGGCCGATTTGGAGCAATGGGGCTTTGAGGCCGAGGAATTTGGCGAAGGCACATTAATGTTGCGAGCTGTACCGAGTGGCTTGCATGTTGGTCAAATTGCCACCGCCCTGATGGAAATCGCTGATCATTTGAGTTATGAAGGCGGGGCCACCAGCGACGATCGGCGTGAAAAAATGCTGACCACAATCGCCTGCCATAGCTCAATTCGCGCGGGCAAAACCCTAACCCACGAAGAAATGCGCCAACTGTTACAACAACTTGAGCGCTGCGAAATGCCACGCACCTGTCCGCATGGCCGCCCAACCATGCTGCAAATTACTCAAGGCCAAATCGAACGCCAATTTGGGCGCAAAGGCTAG
- a CDS encoding class I SAM-dependent rRNA methyltransferase, whose product MAARSMPTINLPTQLKAHLQAGHPWVYRDHVPPSTRLASGTWVRLHCGNWQGFGLWDARSPIALRIFSSRMQPDANWIKAVVQQAWQARKPLRQTATTAYRLLFGEGDGLPGITVDLYNQYAVIATYADCVEVLIADVVKALQASVPQLRGVVRRRRDDSENDDETGKIELLWGELPPAQLVVEEHGLKLIANLFEGQKTGLFLDHRENRHTIEQWSHGKTVLNCFSYTGAFSLYAARGGATATTSVDIAPAAAHDAEQNFILNGLMNEHQRFLARDCFDFLSRTIQRGETYDLVILDPPSFARSKKNIHAATRAYVKLNALAIQCVAKGGLLASASCTSQLSPANFRLMLGEAAAQTDQQLRIIHEAGQALDHPVPAHFNEGRYLKFVLARVDERL is encoded by the coding sequence GTGGCTGCCCGTTCAATGCCAACAATCAACTTGCCAACCCAGCTAAAGGCTCATCTTCAGGCAGGCCATCCATGGGTCTACCGCGACCATGTGCCGCCTAGCACTCGTTTAGCCAGCGGCACATGGGTGCGGCTACATTGTGGCAATTGGCAAGGGTTTGGCTTGTGGGATGCTCGCTCGCCGATCGCTTTGCGCATTTTTTCGAGCCGCATGCAGCCCGATGCCAACTGGATCAAAGCGGTCGTTCAGCAAGCATGGCAGGCCCGTAAACCATTGCGCCAAACCGCCACCACTGCCTATCGTTTGCTGTTTGGCGAGGGCGATGGCCTACCTGGGATCACCGTTGATCTCTACAATCAATATGCCGTGATTGCGACCTACGCCGATTGTGTTGAGGTATTGATTGCCGATGTGGTCAAAGCCTTGCAAGCCAGCGTGCCGCAACTGCGGGGAGTGGTGCGCCGCCGCCGCGACGATAGCGAAAACGACGATGAAACTGGCAAAATTGAGTTGTTGTGGGGCGAATTGCCACCAGCCCAATTGGTGGTCGAAGAACATGGCCTCAAGTTGATTGCTAATTTGTTTGAAGGCCAGAAAACAGGCTTATTCCTTGATCATCGGGAAAACCGCCATACCATTGAGCAATGGAGCCATGGTAAAACGGTGCTCAATTGCTTCTCATATACTGGAGCATTTTCGTTATACGCTGCTCGTGGCGGAGCAACTGCCACCACCAGTGTCGATATTGCACCAGCCGCCGCCCACGATGCTGAGCAAAATTTTATCCTCAACGGTTTGATGAACGAGCACCAGCGCTTTTTGGCCCGCGATTGCTTCGATTTTCTGAGTCGCACGATTCAGCGTGGCGAAACCTATGATTTGGTGATTCTCGACCCGCCTTCATTTGCCCGCTCCAAGAAAAATATTCATGCGGCCACTCGTGCTTATGTCAAACTCAATGCCTTGGCGATTCAATGTGTCGCTAAGGGTGGGCTATTGGCCTCGGCCAGTTGTACCAGCCAACTTTCGCCCGCTAATTTTCGCTTGATGCTGGGCGAAGCCGCTGCTCAAACCGATCAGCAATTGCGAATTATTCATGAAGCTGGGCAAGCGCTCGATCACCCAGTCCCAGCCCATTTTAACGAAGGCCGCTATCTCAAATTTGTGCTCGCTCGGGTTGATGAGCGTCTGTAG
- a CDS encoding response regulator codes for MQHIVVVDDTPALAELVMRMLTRYGYSVRTLSGGLQLIEYMRQHRPALVLLDVGLPVKDGWTLIREIRMQPDLAHIPVIAVTAHAADEDRQRAFSAGYTNYLSKPFDVQDLLQMVRGYVPSAV; via the coding sequence ATGCAACATATCGTGGTTGTTGATGATACACCAGCCTTAGCCGAATTAGTCATGCGCATGTTGACCCGCTATGGTTATAGTGTGCGCACGCTGAGTGGCGGGCTGCAATTAATTGAATATATGCGCCAACATCGCCCAGCACTTGTACTACTCGATGTAGGACTCCCAGTCAAAGATGGTTGGACGCTGATTCGCGAAATTCGCATGCAGCCTGATTTAGCCCATATTCCGGTGATTGCAGTCACGGCTCATGCCGCCGACGAAGACCGCCAACGCGCCTTCAGTGCTGGCTATACCAATTATCTTTCTAAGCCGTTTGATGTTCAAGATTTATTGCAGATGGTACGCGGATACGTGCCATCGGCAGTCTAG
- the lon gene encoding endopeptidase La produces the protein MADDRQLVDEIQATNTLELPVLPLINTVLFPTMVTPLFVARELSMAAIEAAMSADRQIVAVAQRAIEIEEHDTSQLYQVGVIAHIERVLKLPDGTTSVLVQGQQRVQIVDWLATEPYINAQVQIIEPAHESSLAIEAMMRGVLASYEKVVKLSRTMPDDAYVAALNLEDASALADLIASTLPLDIVRRQQLLELFEVEERLRRLSVVLSQEIDVLELEHHIQNQVQKEVDKSQRDFFLREQLKAIQTELGQEDPLTRELNELHDRIVAANLPAKAQTKALEELGRLEMMPPAAPEYSVIRTYLDWLLELPWSKTSADVDDLEVAAKVLENNHYGLKKVKERILEFIAVRMLAGDSTKSPILCFVGPPGVGKTSLGRSVAEALGREFVRLSLGGVHDEAEIRGHRRTYIGAMPGRIIQTMKDAGTINPVFMLDEIDKLGNDFRGDPAAALLEVLDPEQNNTFADHYLDLAYDLSKIMFITTANMLDPIDEPLLDRMEIVELPGYIEEEKVQIARKFLIPKQIEANGLKQHPITISDEALRQIIRTYTWEAGVRNLEREIGGICRKIARRVAEKKRYPHRITPAMLTDFLGQPPFDYSRANDRDEIGVATGMVWSSNGGDVVAIETAIVDGKGTTTLTGQLGDVMQESAQAALSYARASSRRLGIDGKRFEKIDIHIHVPEGGVPKDGPSAGITLACSVISALTHRPLRRDVAMTGEITLRGRVLPIGGLRDKILGAYRAGITTMLIPKKNLRDLEEVPNNVRRQITVVAVEHMDEVLPIAFVSNPLERGSQHTSEGDQTNVVLPTITQPQLGSVEL, from the coding sequence ATGGCAGATGATCGACAGTTGGTGGATGAAATTCAGGCAACAAACACGCTGGAATTACCAGTGCTTCCACTCATCAATACCGTGCTTTTCCCGACAATGGTCACCCCACTTTTTGTAGCCCGCGAGCTATCAATGGCTGCAATCGAGGCGGCGATGAGTGCCGATCGGCAAATTGTCGCGGTAGCTCAACGAGCGATTGAAATCGAGGAGCACGATACCAGCCAACTGTATCAGGTCGGGGTGATTGCCCATATTGAGCGGGTGCTCAAACTGCCCGATGGCACAACCTCGGTCTTGGTGCAAGGCCAACAGCGGGTGCAAATTGTCGATTGGCTGGCAACCGAACCCTACATCAATGCCCAAGTGCAGATCATCGAGCCAGCCCATGAATCGAGTTTGGCGATTGAGGCCATGATGCGCGGCGTGTTGGCTTCCTATGAAAAAGTGGTCAAACTAAGCCGCACTATGCCCGATGATGCTTATGTTGCTGCGCTCAACCTTGAAGATGCCAGTGCCTTGGCCGACTTAATCGCCTCGACCTTGCCACTTGATATTGTTCGTCGCCAACAATTGCTCGAACTTTTTGAGGTCGAGGAGCGCTTACGCCGATTGAGCGTGGTGCTCTCGCAAGAGATTGATGTGCTTGAATTAGAGCATCATATTCAAAATCAGGTGCAAAAAGAGGTCGATAAATCACAGCGCGATTTCTTCCTGCGCGAACAACTCAAGGCCATCCAAACCGAGCTAGGCCAAGAAGATCCATTGACCCGCGAATTGAATGAATTGCATGATCGAATTGTCGCGGCCAATTTGCCTGCCAAAGCTCAAACCAAAGCCTTAGAAGAGCTTGGCCGCTTGGAGATGATGCCACCTGCTGCGCCTGAATATAGCGTTATTCGGACATATTTGGATTGGCTACTTGAACTGCCATGGTCGAAAACCAGCGCCGATGTTGATGATCTTGAAGTAGCGGCCAAGGTGCTCGAAAATAACCACTATGGCTTGAAAAAAGTTAAAGAGCGAATTTTAGAATTTATTGCCGTGCGTATGCTAGCTGGTGATAGTACCAAATCGCCAATTTTATGTTTTGTTGGCCCGCCAGGTGTCGGTAAAACCAGCCTTGGCCGCTCGGTGGCCGAGGCACTAGGCCGCGAGTTTGTACGGCTTTCGCTTGGTGGCGTACACGACGAGGCCGAAATTCGCGGCCATCGCCGGACCTACATCGGAGCCATGCCAGGCCGCATCATCCAAACCATGAAAGATGCAGGCACGATCAATCCAGTTTTTATGCTTGATGAGATCGATAAGCTGGGCAACGATTTCCGCGGCGATCCAGCGGCGGCCTTGCTTGAGGTACTTGATCCTGAGCAAAATAATACTTTTGCCGATCACTACCTTGATCTGGCGTATGATCTTTCGAAGATTATGTTTATCACCACTGCCAACATGCTTGATCCAATCGACGAGCCATTGCTTGATCGGATGGAGATTGTCGAGCTACCAGGCTATATCGAAGAAGAAAAAGTGCAAATTGCGCGTAAATTCTTGATTCCCAAGCAAATCGAGGCCAATGGCTTGAAGCAACATCCAATCACGATCAGCGATGAAGCCTTGCGCCAGATCATTCGCACCTACACGTGGGAAGCAGGTGTGCGCAACCTTGAGCGCGAAATTGGCGGCATTTGCCGCAAAATTGCCCGCCGCGTCGCCGAGAAAAAACGCTATCCCCACCGGATCACGCCAGCCATGCTCACCGATTTCCTTGGTCAACCGCCATTTGACTACAGCCGCGCCAACGATCGCGATGAAATTGGCGTGGCGACAGGCATGGTTTGGTCGAGCAACGGTGGCGATGTGGTTGCAATCGAAACCGCGATTGTTGACGGTAAAGGCACAACGACCCTCACTGGCCAACTTGGTGATGTGATGCAAGAATCAGCCCAAGCAGCGCTGTCGTATGCCCGCGCTTCATCACGCCGTTTGGGGATCGATGGCAAACGCTTCGAAAAAATCGATATTCATATTCACGTACCCGAAGGTGGTGTGCCCAAGGATGGGCCGTCGGCAGGGATTACCTTAGCCTGTTCGGTCATTTCGGCCTTAACTCATCGGCCATTACGCCGCGACGTGGCCATGACTGGCGAAATTACCCTACGTGGGCGGGTGCTGCCAATCGGCGGGCTACGTGACAAAATTTTAGGGGCATATCGCGCTGGCATCACCACCATGCTGATTCCCAAAAAGAATTTGCGTGATTTGGAAGAAGTGCCCAACAATGTGCGCCGCCAAATAACCGTGGTTGCAGTTGAACATATGGACGAGGTTTTACCAATTGCCTTTGTCTCGAACCCGCTTGAGCGCGGCAGCCAACATACCAGCGAAGGTGATCAAACCAACGTGGTACTACCGACGATCACCCAACCGCAGCTTGGCTCAGTCGAATTGTGA
- a CDS encoding DUF2249 domain-containing protein, translating into MITATMRVGELLGRYPELEDWLVLNVPRLARLSNPHLRRILSRWLTLSQLAQMMHLEVDQLLMAVNQALNATNQPEVSSQEPPAWLQERPIHRTIQVDQLTNEVDDPVQLILRSAKAVPAGMVLLLVNSFDPQPISAALDHQGFVSWQRPNRERWDCYLYRQLPGEEQWFAARPVLQQHRVIDNRGLKTPLPLVNTLEALTTLEPGQQLLTLTDIQPTYLYPMLEERGFSYNTSRAIDYGYITTINRPLISVN; encoded by the coding sequence ATGATTACCGCAACGATGCGTGTTGGTGAATTGCTGGGACGGTATCCTGAGCTAGAAGATTGGCTCGTATTGAACGTGCCAAGGCTGGCTCGGTTGTCGAATCCGCATTTGCGGCGGATTTTAAGCCGTTGGTTGACGCTCAGCCAACTGGCGCAAATGATGCACTTAGAAGTTGATCAATTGTTGATGGCGGTCAATCAGGCCTTAAATGCTACTAATCAGCCCGAAGTTAGCTCCCAAGAGCCACCAGCTTGGCTGCAAGAACGCCCAATTCATCGCACAATCCAGGTTGATCAATTAACCAACGAGGTTGATGATCCGGTGCAATTGATTTTGCGCAGCGCCAAAGCAGTGCCCGCTGGCATGGTCTTATTATTAGTTAATTCATTTGATCCTCAGCCAATTAGTGCCGCCTTAGATCATCAGGGATTTGTGAGTTGGCAACGGCCAAATCGTGAGCGCTGGGATTGTTATTTGTATCGCCAATTGCCTGGCGAAGAGCAATGGTTTGCGGCGCGGCCAGTGCTACAACAACATCGAGTGATCGATAATCGTGGCCTTAAAACACCCTTGCCCTTGGTCAATACCTTGGAAGCCTTGACGACCTTGGAGCCAGGCCAGCAATTACTGACCTTGACTGATATCCAGCCAACCTATCTTTACCCAATGCTCGAAGAACGTGGGTTTAGCTACAACACCAGTCGCGCAATCGATTATGGTTATATCACCACAATCAATCGGCCATTGATCTCAGTTAATTAA
- a CDS encoding metalloregulator ArsR/SmtB family transcription factor: MTAALPTEIQAFLRALGNETRQTILFLFANHHQLTVGEIAELAQIGQSTASEHLTMLKRAGLLISTRQGKEVIYQADNQRMVTYAEELVAYLKTCTYE; this comes from the coding sequence ATGACAGCGGCACTCCCAACGGAAATTCAAGCTTTTTTGCGGGCTTTGGGCAACGAAACCCGTCAAACGATTTTGTTTTTGTTTGCCAACCATCATCAGCTCACAGTCGGCGAAATTGCCGAACTAGCCCAAATTGGCCAATCGACCGCCTCGGAACACTTGACCATGCTCAAACGCGCGGGCTTGTTGATTTCGACCCGCCAAGGTAAAGAGGTGATTTACCAAGCTGATAACCAACGCATGGTGACCTATGCCGAGGAATTAGTGGCCTACTTAAAAACCTGTACCTACGAATAG